A window from Eubalaena glacialis isolate mEubGla1 chromosome 1, mEubGla1.1.hap2.+ XY, whole genome shotgun sequence encodes these proteins:
- the XPNPEP1 gene encoding xaa-Pro aminopeptidase 1 isoform X3, which produces MWTDGRYFLQAAKQMDSNWTLMKMGLKDTPTQEDWLVSVLPEGSRVGVDPLIIPTDYWKKMAKVLRSAGHHLIPVKENLVDKIWTDRPERPCKPLITLGLDYTGISWKDKVVDLRLKMAERNVVWFVVTALDEIAWLFNLRGSDVEHNPVFFSYAVIGLETIMLFIDGDRTDAPSVKEHLLLDLGLEAEYRIQVLPYKSILSELKTLCASLSPREKVWVSDKASYAVSEAIPKDHRCCMPYTPICIAKAVKNSAESEGMRRAHIKDAVALCELFNWLEKEVPKGGVTEISAADKAEEFRRQQADFVDLSFPTISSTGPNGAIIHYAPVPETNRTLSLDEVYLIDSGAQYKDGTTDVTRTMHFGTPTAYEKECFTYVLKGHIAVSAAVFPTGTKGHLLDSFARSALWDSGLDYLHGTGHGVGSFLNVHEGPCGISYKTFSDEPLEAGMIVTDEPGYYEDGAFGIRIENVVLVVPVKTKYNFSNRGSLTFDPLTLVPIQTKMIDVDSLTDKECDWLNNYHLTCRDVIGKELQKQGRQEALEWLIRETQPISKQH; this is translated from the exons GTCTGAAGGACACACCAACTCAGGAAGACTGGCTGGTGAGTGTACTTCCTGAAGGATCCAGGGTTGGTGTGGACCCATTGATCATTCCTACAG ATTACTGGAAGAAGATGGCCAAGGTTCTGAGAAGCGCTGGCCACCACCTCATTCCTGTCAAGGAGAACCTTGTGGACAAGATCTGGACAGACCGTCCTGAGCGTCCCTGCAAGCCCCTCATCACACTGGGCCTGGATTACACAG GCATCTCCTGGAAGGACAAGGTTGTAGATCTTCGGTTGAAAATGGCCGAGAGGAACGTCGTGTGGTTTGTGGTCACTGCCCTGGATGAGATTGCAT ggctgtTCAATCTCCGAGGATCAGATGTGGAGCACAATCCAGTGTTTTTCTCCTATGCAGTCATAGGACTAGAGACCATCAT GCTCTTCATTGATGGCGACCGCACAGATGCCCCCAGTGTGAAGGAGCACCTGCTGCTTGACTTGGGCCTGGAAGCTGAATACAGAATCCAGGTGCTTCCCTACAAGTCCATCCTGAGCGAGCTCAAGACCCTGTGCGCCAGCCTCTCCCCGAGGGAGAAGGTGTGGGTCAGCGACAAGGCCAGCTATGCTGTGAGCGAGGCCATCCCCAAG GATCATCGCTGCTGTATGCCTTACACCCCCATCTGCATCGCCAAAGCTGTGAAGAATTCTGCTGAATCAGAAGGCATGAGGAGAGCTCAC ATTAAAGATGCCGTTGCCCTCTGTGAACTCTTTAACTGGCTGGAGAAAGAG GTGCCCAAAGGTGGCGTGACGGAGATCTCCGCTGCCGACAAAGCTGAGGAATTCCGCAG GCAGCAGGCTGACTTTGTGGACCTGAGCTTCCCAACAATTTCCAGTACGGGACCCAACGGCGCCATCATTCACTACGC GCCGGTCCCTGAGACGAATAGGACCTTGTCTCTGGATGAGGTGTACCTCATTGACTCGGGTGCTCAATACAA GGATGGAACCACAGATGTGACTCGTACCATGCATTTTGGAACCCCTACGGCCTATGAGAAG GAATGCTTCACGTATGTCCTCAAGGGCCACATAGCTGTGAGTGCAGCTGTTTTCCCGACTGGAACCAAAG GCCACCTTCTTGACTCCTTTGCCCGCTCAGCTTTATGGGATTCTGGCCTGGATTACCTGCACGGGACGGGACACGGTGTTGGGTCTTTTCTGAATGTTCACGAGGGTCCTTGTGGCATCAGTTATAAAACATTCTCTGATGAGCCCTTGGAGGCCGGCATGATTGTCACTGATG AGCCAGGGTATTATGAAGATGGGGCTTTCGGAATTCGCATTGAGAATGTTGTCCTGGTGGTGCCTGTGAAGACCAAG TATAACTTCAGTAACCGGGGAAGCCTGACCTTCGACCCTCTAACTTTGGTTCCGATACAGACCAAAATGATAGATGTGGATTCTCTTACAGACAAAGAG TGCGACTGGCTCAACAACTACCACCTGACCTGCAGGGACGTGATCGGGAAGGAACTGCAAAAACAGGGCCGCCAGGAAGCCCTCGAGTGGCTCATCAGAGAGACGCAGCCCATCTCCAAACAGCATTAA